The following proteins are co-located in the Mycolicibacterium goodii genome:
- a CDS encoding argininosuccinate synthase, translating into MSERVILAYSGGLDTSVAISWIGKETGKEVVAVAIDLGQGGEDMEVVRQRALDCGAVEAVVVDARDEFADEYCLPTIQSNALYMDRYPLVSAISRPLIVKHLVKAAREHGGSVVAHGCTGKGNDQVRFEVGFASLAPDLEVLAPVRDYAWTREKAIAFAEENAIPINVTKRSPFSIDQNVWGRAVETGFLEHLWNAPTKDVYDYTEDPTVHWSTPDEVIIGFEKGVPVSVDGRPVTVLQAIEELNRRAGAQGVGRLDVVEDRLVGIKSREIYEAPGAMALITAHTELEHVTLERELGRFKRHTDQKWGELVYDGLWYSPLKRALEAFVAHTQEHVSGEIRLVLHGGHIAVNGRRSAESLYDFNLATYDEGDSFDQSAAKGFVHLHGLSSRISAKRDLGI; encoded by the coding sequence GGAGGTCTCGATACCTCGGTGGCGATCAGCTGGATCGGCAAGGAAACCGGCAAGGAGGTCGTCGCCGTCGCCATCGACCTCGGCCAGGGCGGCGAGGACATGGAAGTGGTGCGTCAGCGCGCACTGGACTGCGGTGCCGTCGAGGCCGTCGTCGTCGACGCGCGCGACGAATTCGCCGACGAGTACTGCCTGCCCACCATCCAGTCCAATGCGCTCTACATGGACCGCTACCCGCTGGTCTCGGCGATCAGCCGCCCGCTGATCGTCAAGCATCTGGTGAAGGCGGCCCGCGAGCACGGCGGCAGCGTGGTCGCCCACGGCTGCACCGGCAAGGGCAACGACCAGGTGCGCTTCGAGGTCGGATTCGCCTCGCTGGCACCGGATCTGGAGGTGCTGGCCCCGGTCCGTGACTACGCCTGGACCCGCGAGAAGGCCATCGCGTTCGCCGAGGAGAACGCGATCCCGATCAACGTCACCAAGCGTTCGCCGTTCTCGATCGACCAGAACGTGTGGGGCCGCGCGGTGGAAACCGGCTTCCTGGAACACCTCTGGAACGCGCCCACCAAGGACGTCTACGACTACACCGAGGACCCCACGGTCCACTGGAGCACCCCCGACGAGGTGATCATCGGCTTCGAGAAGGGTGTCCCGGTCTCCGTCGACGGGCGCCCGGTGACCGTGCTGCAGGCCATCGAGGAACTCAACCGCCGTGCGGGTGCGCAGGGTGTCGGCCGGCTCGACGTCGTCGAGGACCGTCTGGTCGGCATCAAGAGCCGCGAGATCTACGAGGCGCCCGGCGCCATGGCGCTCATCACCGCCCACACCGAACTCGAGCACGTCACGCTGGAGCGTGAGCTCGGCCGGTTCAAGCGCCACACCGATCAGAAGTGGGGCGAGCTGGTGTACGACGGTCTGTGGTACTCACCGCTCAAGCGCGCACTGGAGGCGTTCGTCGCGCACACCCAGGAGCACGTCTCCGGTGAGATCCGGCTGGTGCTGCACGGCGGCCACATCGCCGTGAACGGCAGGCGCAGCGCGGAATCGCTGTACGACTTCAATTTGGCGACCTACGACGAGGGCGACAGCTTCGACCAGTCCGCCGCCAAGGGGTTCGTGCATCTGCACGGCCTGAGCTCGCGGATCTCGGCCAAGCGCGACCTGGGCATCTAG
- the argH gene encoding argininosuccinate lyase yields the protein MSTNEGSLWGGRFADGPSDALAALSRSTHFDWALAPYDIKASKAHARVLHRAGLLTDDQRDGLLAGLDSLGADVADGSFEPLPTDEDVHGALERGLIDRVGPDLGGRLRAGRSRNDQVATLFRMWLRDAVRRVADGALEVVDALAVQAAAHPTAIMPGKTHLQAAQPILLAHHLLAHAHPLLRDVDRLADFDDRTAVSPYGSGALAGSSLGLDPDAIAEDLGFASAADNSVDATAARDFAAEAAFVFAQIGVDLSRLAEDIILWSSTEFGYVTLHDAWSTGSSIMPQKKNPDIAELARGKSGRLIGNLTGLLATLKAQPLAYNRDLQEDKEPVFDSVAQLELLLPAMAGLVGTLTFHEQRMAELAPAGYTLATDIAEWLVRQGVPFRIAHEAAGEAVRVAEGRGVGLDELTDDEFASINPALTPAVRAVLTVEGSVDARNARGGTAPVQVAKQLGGVRKAMEELRIRLRR from the coding sequence ATGAGTACCAACGAGGGATCGCTGTGGGGCGGCCGGTTCGCTGACGGACCGTCCGACGCCCTCGCGGCACTGAGCAGGTCGACGCACTTCGACTGGGCGCTCGCGCCCTACGACATCAAGGCGTCCAAGGCTCATGCCCGGGTACTGCACCGCGCCGGGCTGCTCACCGACGATCAGCGCGACGGCCTGCTCGCCGGACTGGACAGCCTCGGTGCTGACGTCGCCGACGGCAGCTTCGAGCCGCTGCCCACCGACGAGGACGTGCACGGAGCGCTGGAGCGCGGGCTGATCGACCGCGTCGGTCCCGACCTCGGTGGCCGGTTGCGCGCGGGCCGGTCCCGCAACGATCAGGTGGCGACACTGTTCCGGATGTGGCTGCGCGACGCGGTGCGCCGCGTCGCCGACGGTGCGCTCGAGGTCGTCGACGCGCTGGCGGTCCAGGCCGCCGCGCATCCCACCGCGATCATGCCCGGCAAAACCCACCTGCAGGCGGCGCAGCCCATCCTGCTGGCGCATCACCTGCTGGCGCACGCGCATCCGCTGCTGCGCGACGTCGACCGGCTCGCCGATTTCGACGACCGCACCGCGGTGTCGCCGTACGGGTCGGGCGCACTCGCCGGGTCCTCGCTGGGCCTGGATCCCGACGCCATCGCCGAGGACCTGGGATTCGCCTCGGCCGCAGACAATTCCGTCGACGCGACCGCGGCGCGTGATTTCGCGGCGGAGGCGGCGTTCGTGTTCGCCCAGATCGGGGTGGACCTGTCGAGGCTCGCCGAGGACATCATCCTGTGGAGCTCGACCGAGTTCGGTTACGTCACCCTGCACGACGCGTGGTCGACCGGCAGCTCGATCATGCCGCAGAAGAAGAACCCCGACATCGCCGAGTTGGCCCGCGGCAAGTCCGGCAGGCTCATCGGCAACCTCACCGGCCTGCTGGCCACCCTCAAGGCGCAGCCGCTGGCCTACAACCGGGACCTGCAGGAGGACAAGGAGCCGGTGTTCGACTCGGTGGCCCAGCTCGAGCTGCTGCTGCCCGCCATGGCCGGGCTCGTCGGCACCCTGACCTTCCACGAGCAGCGCATGGCCGAGCTTGCGCCCGCCGGCTACACGCTGGCCACCGACATCGCCGAATGGCTTGTCCGCCAGGGGGTTCCGTTCCGGATCGCGCACGAGGCGGCGGGTGAGGCGGTGCGGGTCGCCGAAGGGCGCGGCGTCGGCCTCGACGAACTCACCGACGACGAGTTCGCGTCGATCAACCCCGCCCTCACCCCGGCCGTCCGCGCGGTGCTGACGGTCGAGGGTTCGGTCGACGCCCGCAATGCCCGCGGCGGCACCGCGCCGGTGCAGGTCGCCAAGCAGCTCGGCGGGGTGCGCAAGGCCATGGAAGAGCTGCGGATCCGGTTGCGCCGCTGA
- a CDS encoding ABC-F family ATP-binding cassette domain-containing protein produces MAHLLGGEALHLEYPTGVVLDNVTVGVSEGDRIGIVGRNGDGKSTLMGLLTGRITPHSGRVTRRGGLRVGALDQTDTLQPDRTVGWSLVGDRPEHEWAGDARVRDVISGLVADIPFDATVATLSGGQRRRVQLAALLIGEWDVVALDEPTNHLDIQGITWLAGHVKQRWARGAGGLLLITHDRWFLDEVATTTWEVHDRIVEPFEGGYAAYVLQRVERDRQAAAAEAKRQNLLRKELAWLRRGAPARTSKPKFRIDAANALISDVPPLRNSVELSRAAMARLGKDVIDLLDVSVTYDGRDVLRDIEWRIAPGERTGILGANGAGKSTLLGLIAGTVTPTAGRVKRGKTVQLAILDQQSSELEAVAGDMVREVVGRLQTTYQVDGKEYTPAQLLERLGFARDQLSTRVGELSGGQRRRLQLMLVLLAEPNVLVLDEPTNDVDTDMLTATEDLLDSWPGTLIVVSHDRYLLERVTDQQYAILDGRLRHLPGGVDEYLKLAAQRADRPAPRVESAPAQGLSGAELRNIEKEIASIDRSLAKLADRIAAKHEELAAHDQADHVGLGELTAQLRELENQVAELEARWLELSEQLE; encoded by the coding sequence ATGGCACACCTGCTCGGGGGCGAAGCGCTCCATCTGGAATATCCCACCGGGGTCGTGCTGGACAACGTCACCGTCGGCGTCAGCGAGGGCGACCGGATCGGCATCGTGGGCCGCAACGGCGACGGCAAGTCGACCCTCATGGGACTGCTCACCGGACGGATCACGCCGCATTCCGGACGCGTCACCCGCCGCGGCGGACTTCGCGTCGGCGCACTCGATCAGACCGACACGCTGCAGCCCGACCGCACCGTCGGCTGGTCGCTGGTCGGGGACCGCCCCGAACACGAGTGGGCCGGCGACGCCAGGGTGCGCGACGTCATATCCGGGCTGGTCGCCGACATCCCGTTCGACGCGACCGTCGCCACCCTCTCGGGTGGGCAGCGTCGCCGCGTACAGCTGGCCGCGCTGCTGATCGGCGAGTGGGATGTGGTGGCGCTCGACGAGCCCACCAACCACCTCGACATCCAGGGCATCACCTGGTTGGCCGGGCATGTCAAGCAGCGCTGGGCCCGCGGGGCGGGTGGGCTGCTGTTGATCACGCACGACCGCTGGTTTCTCGACGAGGTCGCGACCACGACGTGGGAGGTGCACGACCGCATCGTCGAGCCGTTCGAAGGTGGTTACGCCGCGTACGTGCTGCAGCGCGTCGAGCGCGACCGTCAGGCCGCCGCCGCAGAAGCCAAGCGGCAGAACCTGTTACGCAAGGAGCTCGCATGGTTGCGCCGCGGGGCGCCTGCGCGCACGTCCAAGCCGAAGTTCCGGATCGACGCCGCCAACGCGTTGATCTCCGACGTCCCGCCGCTGCGCAACAGCGTCGAGCTGTCCCGCGCCGCGATGGCGCGGCTGGGCAAGGACGTGATCGATCTGCTCGACGTGTCGGTGACATACGACGGACGCGACGTGCTGCGCGACATCGAGTGGCGCATCGCCCCCGGTGAGCGCACCGGCATCCTCGGCGCCAACGGCGCGGGCAAGTCGACGTTGCTGGGGTTGATCGCGGGCACCGTCACGCCGACGGCGGGTCGGGTGAAGCGCGGCAAGACCGTCCAACTGGCGATCCTCGACCAGCAGTCCAGTGAGCTCGAAGCCGTGGCGGGCGACATGGTCCGCGAGGTCGTCGGCCGCCTGCAGACGACCTACCAGGTCGACGGCAAGGAGTACACGCCCGCACAGCTGCTGGAGCGGTTGGGTTTCGCGCGTGATCAGCTGTCCACCCGGGTCGGCGAACTGTCCGGCGGGCAGCGCAGGCGCCTGCAGCTGATGCTGGTGCTGCTGGCCGAGCCGAACGTGCTGGTGCTCGACGAGCCGACCAACGACGTCGACACCGACATGCTGACCGCGACCGAGGATCTGCTGGATTCCTGGCCCGGCACGCTGATCGTGGTGTCGCACGACCGGTACCTGCTGGAGCGCGTCACCGATCAGCAGTACGCGATCCTCGACGGGCGGCTGCGGCACCTGCCCGGTGGCGTCGACGAGTACCTCAAGCTCGCCGCCCAACGCGCCGACCGTCCCGCCCCGCGGGTGGAATCCGCACCGGCGCAGGGGCTTTCCGGTGCAGAGCTGCGCAACATCGAAAAAGAGATCGCCTCGATCGACCGGTCACTGGCCAAGCTCGCCGACCGGATCGCGGCCAAACACGAAGAACTCGCCGCACACGACCAGGCCGACCACGTCGGCCTCGGCGAGCTCACCGCGCAGTTGCGCGAGTTGGAGAACCAGGTCGCCGAACTCGAGGCGCGGTGGTTGGAGTTGTCCGAGCAGCTCGAATAG
- a CDS encoding acyl-CoA synthetase → MDFSAVTRPIERLLATAQNGLEVLRYGGLETGAVPSPFQIIQSVPMFKLRRYFPPDARPGAEKGGPPVLMVHPMMMSADMWDVTRETGAVGILHRAGIDPWVIDFGEPDKVEGGMERTLADHVVALSEAIDTVREVTGREVHLAGYSQGGMFAYQAAAYRRSKDLASIVAFGSPVDTLAALPMNLPSAIAPAAADFMADHVFSRIDIPGWLARTGFQMLDPIKTAQSRIEFLRQLHDREALLPREQQRRFLASEGWIAWSGPAISELLKQFIAHNRMITGGFSIHGELVTLSDINCPILAVVGEVDDIGQPASVRGIKRAAPQADVYEYLIRAGHFGLVVGSKASEQTWPTVAQWVKSLESGASMPDGVVPMATQPPDQHEGGVSISSRITHGANAATEVALEVARSAADALVAANKSARTLVVETARTLPRLARLGQVNDHTRISLGRIMSEQARNAPDGEALLFDGRVHTYEAVDRRINNVVRGLIGVGVRQGAHVGVLMQTRPSALVAIAALSRLGAVAVLIPPDVDLAEAVRMGGVSEIIADPSHLEAALALDVRVLVLGGGEDRNLNLPAGADVTDMEQIDPQSVDLPGWYRPNPGLARDLAFVGFSTIGGELIPRQITNYRWALSAFGTASAANLGRSDTVYCLTPLHHQSGLLVSLGGAVVGGSRIALSRGLQPNRFLQEIRQYGVTVVSYTWAMLREVIDDPSFKTPNGSHPVRLFIGSGMPAGLWKRVTEVFEPAQVVEFFATTDGQAVLANVAGHKIGSKGRPLPGGGQVELAAYDPDDDLILEDDQGFVRRAEANEVGVLLARPRGPIDPTAVVKRGVFAPADTWVSTEYLFRRDEDGDYWQVDNRGSVIRTERGPVFATTVSDAVGHLEAVDMAVTYGVDLGSREVAVTALALRPGGSVPTADLTLALTDLPVGNPPDFVHVVGDMELSATYRPLVAALRAAGVPKPHRRNSWYFDADTGTYKRLTQAVRIELAGDDQHDAAAPTE, encoded by the coding sequence GTGGATTTCTCGGCAGTGACCAGACCCATCGAGCGGTTGCTGGCGACCGCGCAGAACGGCCTCGAGGTGCTGCGCTACGGAGGTCTGGAGACCGGCGCGGTGCCCTCGCCGTTCCAGATCATCCAGAGTGTGCCGATGTTCAAGCTACGCCGGTATTTTCCGCCCGACGCGCGTCCCGGCGCGGAGAAGGGCGGCCCGCCGGTGCTGATGGTGCACCCGATGATGATGTCCGCCGACATGTGGGACGTGACGCGGGAAACCGGTGCCGTCGGCATCCTGCACCGCGCCGGCATCGACCCCTGGGTGATCGATTTCGGCGAACCCGACAAGGTTGAGGGCGGTATGGAGCGCACGCTCGCCGATCACGTCGTCGCCCTGAGCGAGGCCATCGACACCGTCCGCGAGGTGACCGGCCGGGAGGTGCACCTGGCCGGCTACTCGCAGGGCGGCATGTTCGCCTATCAGGCCGCGGCCTACCGCCGGTCGAAGGACCTGGCGAGCATCGTCGCGTTCGGTTCGCCCGTCGACACGCTGGCGGCCTTGCCGATGAATCTGCCGTCGGCCATCGCGCCGGCCGCGGCCGATTTCATGGCCGATCACGTCTTCAGCCGCATCGACATCCCGGGCTGGCTCGCGCGCACCGGCTTCCAGATGCTCGACCCGATCAAGACCGCGCAGTCGCGTATCGAGTTCCTGCGTCAACTGCACGATCGCGAGGCCCTGCTGCCGCGCGAGCAGCAGCGCCGCTTCCTGGCCTCCGAGGGCTGGATCGCATGGTCCGGCCCGGCGATCTCCGAACTTCTCAAGCAGTTCATCGCGCACAACCGGATGATCACCGGCGGCTTCTCGATCCACGGTGAGCTGGTCACGCTGTCCGACATCAACTGCCCGATCCTGGCCGTGGTCGGCGAGGTCGACGACATCGGGCAGCCCGCGTCGGTCCGCGGCATCAAACGTGCCGCCCCGCAGGCCGATGTGTACGAATACCTCATCAGGGCAGGGCATTTCGGTCTCGTCGTGGGGTCGAAGGCGTCCGAGCAGACCTGGCCCACCGTCGCGCAGTGGGTGAAATCGCTCGAAAGCGGCGCGTCGATGCCCGATGGCGTCGTGCCGATGGCCACGCAACCGCCCGACCAGCACGAGGGCGGCGTCTCGATCTCGTCGCGCATCACCCACGGCGCCAACGCGGCCACCGAGGTGGCGTTGGAGGTGGCCCGGTCGGCCGCCGACGCGCTGGTGGCCGCGAACAAGTCGGCCCGAACCCTCGTCGTGGAGACCGCACGCACCCTGCCGCGGCTCGCGCGGCTCGGCCAGGTCAACGACCACACCCGAATCTCGTTGGGCCGCATCATGAGTGAGCAGGCCCGCAACGCGCCCGACGGCGAGGCCCTGCTCTTCGACGGCCGCGTGCACACCTACGAGGCCGTGGACCGACGCATCAACAACGTGGTGCGGGGCCTGATCGGCGTCGGTGTGCGCCAGGGCGCGCACGTCGGTGTGCTGATGCAGACCCGGCCCAGTGCGCTGGTGGCGATCGCGGCGCTGTCGCGGCTCGGCGCGGTGGCCGTGCTGATCCCGCCGGATGTCGATTTGGCGGAGGCGGTCCGCATGGGCGGGGTGTCCGAGATCATCGCCGACCCCAGCCACCTGGAGGCCGCGCTCGCCCTCGATGTACGGGTGCTGGTGCTCGGCGGCGGCGAGGACCGCAATCTGAATCTGCCCGCGGGCGCCGACGTCACCGACATGGAGCAGATCGACCCGCAGAGCGTCGACCTGCCCGGCTGGTACCGGCCCAACCCCGGGCTGGCGCGCGACCTGGCGTTCGTCGGGTTCAGCACCATCGGCGGCGAGCTGATCCCGCGGCAGATCACCAACTACCGGTGGGCGCTGTCGGCGTTCGGGACGGCCTCGGCGGCCAACCTCGGCCGCTCGGACACCGTCTACTGCCTCACCCCGCTGCACCACCAGTCCGGTCTGCTGGTGAGCCTCGGCGGCGCCGTCGTCGGCGGCTCGCGCATCGCGCTGTCGCGGGGCCTGCAACCCAACCGGTTCCTGCAGGAGATCCGCCAGTACGGCGTCACCGTGGTGTCCTACACGTGGGCGATGCTGCGCGAGGTGATCGACGACCCGTCGTTCAAAACGCCGAACGGCAGTCACCCGGTGCGGTTGTTCATCGGTTCGGGTATGCCCGCCGGGCTGTGGAAGCGGGTCACCGAGGTCTTCGAGCCGGCCCAGGTCGTCGAGTTCTTCGCGACCACCGACGGACAGGCGGTGCTCGCCAACGTCGCAGGCCACAAGATCGGCAGCAAGGGCCGTCCGCTGCCCGGCGGCGGCCAGGTCGAACTGGCGGCCTACGACCCCGACGACGACCTGATCCTCGAAGACGACCAGGGGTTCGTGCGCCGGGCCGAGGCCAACGAGGTCGGGGTGCTGTTGGCGCGGCCGCGCGGCCCGATCGACCCGACGGCGGTGGTCAAGCGGGGCGTTTTCGCGCCGGCCGACACCTGGGTGTCGACGGAGTACCTGTTCCGCCGCGACGAGGACGGCGATTACTGGCAGGTGGACAACCGCGGTTCGGTGATCCGCACCGAGCGCGGACCGGTGTTCGCGACCACCGTCAGCGACGCTGTCGGGCATCTCGAGGCCGTCGACATGGCCGTCACCTACGGCGTCGATCTGGGTAGCCGCGAGGTGGCGGTGACCGCATTGGCGCTGCGTCCCGGCGGCAGCGTGCCGACGGCCGATCTGACCCTGGCGCTCACCGACCTGCCGGTCGGCAACCCGCCCGACTTCGTCCACGTCGTCGGGGACATGGAGCTCTCGGCGACGTACCGTCCGCTCGTCGCCGCGCTGCGGGCGGCGGGTGTCCCGAAACCGCACCGGCGTAACTCTTGGTACTTCGACGCCGATACAGGGACGTACAAGAGGTTGACCCAGGCCGTGCGCATCGAGCTGGCCGGGGACGACCAGCACGACGCCGCGGCGCCCACCGAATAG
- a CDS encoding Trm112 family protein: protein MIDEKLLSILVCPQDRGPLLLVGDEVLYNPRLRRAYRIEDGIPVLLIDEAVTVEDDAEHQRLIERAESR, encoded by the coding sequence GTGATCGACGAAAAACTGCTGAGCATCCTGGTCTGCCCGCAGGATCGCGGTCCGCTCCTGCTGGTGGGGGACGAGGTGTTGTACAACCCGCGGCTGCGTCGCGCCTACCGCATCGAGGACGGCATCCCGGTGCTGCTGATCGACGAGGCGGTCACCGTCGAGGACGATGCCGAGCACCAGCGGCTAATCGAGCGCGCCGAGTCCCGGTAG
- a CDS encoding TetR/AcrR family transcriptional regulator — protein MTATSATEHARKRPGRPPGASDTRERILASARELFARNGFDKTSIRAVAAGADVDPALVHHYFGTKTQLFAAAIHIPIDPLEVIGPLREVPVERIGYTLPSLLLPLWDSELGKGFIATLRSILAGNDVSLVRSFLQEVIVHEVGSRVDNPVGSGRIRVQFVASQLVGVVMARYILELEPFKSLPVEQIAETIGPNLQRYLTGELPGLGALD, from the coding sequence TTGACCGCAACCTCTGCCACCGAACACGCACGCAAACGCCCCGGCCGACCGCCCGGCGCGTCGGACACCAGGGAGCGGATCCTGGCGTCGGCACGAGAGTTGTTCGCCCGCAACGGGTTCGACAAGACGTCGATCCGCGCTGTCGCGGCGGGCGCCGATGTGGACCCGGCGCTGGTGCATCACTACTTCGGCACCAAAACCCAACTGTTCGCCGCGGCGATCCACATTCCCATCGACCCGCTCGAGGTCATCGGACCGCTGCGCGAGGTGCCCGTCGAGCGCATCGGGTACACCCTGCCGTCGCTGCTGCTGCCGCTGTGGGACTCCGAACTGGGAAAGGGCTTCATCGCCACGCTGCGGTCGATCCTGGCCGGCAACGACGTGTCTCTGGTGCGGTCGTTCCTGCAGGAGGTCATCGTCCACGAGGTCGGCTCACGCGTCGACAACCCGGTCGGCAGCGGCCGCATCCGCGTGCAGTTCGTCGCGTCGCAACTGGTGGGGGTCGTGATGGCGCGCTATATCCTCGAACTCGAACCGTTCAAGTCGCTGCCCGTCGAGCAGATCGCCGAGACCATCGGCCCGAACCTGCAGCGTTATCTCACCGGCGAACTACCGGGACTCGGCGCGCTCGATTAG
- a CDS encoding ABC transporter permease, producing the protein MQFPGTSIPGRHPAVHRSGLRTERARAPHAYLATTTRILRQLAGDHRSVAMILLVPSLIITLIYFMFDNTTQRPGAPSPFNTACLIMLGVFPLIVMFLITSITMQRERVSGTLERILTTPLRRFDLLAAYGTAFSLAAAAQATLACIVAFWLLGFRTEGSPLLVVGIAIINAVLGVGLGLLCSAFARTEFQAVQFMPLVIAPQLLLCGIIVPRAALPEWLQWVSNVLPASYALEALQEVGAYPDLTATAVRDISVVVGFAVLALCLAAATLRRRTP; encoded by the coding sequence ATGCAGTTCCCTGGAACAAGCATTCCTGGCCGTCATCCGGCAGTACACCGCAGCGGCCTGAGAACCGAGCGGGCGCGGGCCCCGCACGCCTACCTCGCGACCACGACCCGCATCCTGCGGCAACTCGCCGGCGACCACCGAAGCGTCGCGATGATCCTGCTGGTGCCCAGCCTGATCATCACGCTGATCTACTTCATGTTCGACAACACCACGCAGCGCCCGGGTGCACCGTCGCCGTTCAACACCGCATGCCTGATCATGCTCGGGGTCTTCCCGCTCATCGTGATGTTCCTGATCACGTCGATCACCATGCAGCGCGAACGGGTGTCCGGGACGCTCGAACGCATCCTGACCACCCCGCTGCGGCGGTTCGACCTGCTCGCCGCCTACGGCACGGCCTTCTCGCTCGCGGCCGCCGCCCAGGCCACGCTCGCCTGCATCGTCGCGTTCTGGTTGCTCGGCTTCCGCACCGAAGGCAGCCCGCTGCTGGTGGTCGGCATCGCGATCATCAACGCCGTGCTGGGGGTGGGACTCGGCCTGTTGTGCAGTGCATTCGCCCGTACCGAGTTCCAGGCCGTGCAGTTCATGCCGCTGGTCATCGCGCCGCAACTGCTGTTGTGCGGGATCATCGTGCCGCGCGCGGCGCTCCCGGAATGGCTGCAGTGGGTGAGCAACGTCCTGCCCGCCAGCTATGCGTTGGAGGCGTTGCAGGAGGTCGGCGCATATCCTGACCTGACGGCCACCGCGGTACGCGACATCTCTGTGGTGGTGGGTTTCGCGGTGCTCGCGCTGTGCCTGGCGGCGGCGACGCTGCGCAGACGGACGCCCTGA
- a CDS encoding ABC transporter ATP-binding protein, with amino-acid sequence MMTSSRDELPAPDAGEHGPAIDIDGLHVVRGGRPAVRDVTVRIARGTITGLLGPSGCGKTTLMRCIVGTQIVAKGTVTVLGHPAGSAPLRHRVGYVTQDPTIYDDLRVIDNVRYFAALYGTSPAAADQAVDAVGLGDQRSAYCGNLSGGQRTRASLACALVAEPELLVLDEPTVGLDPVLRVDLWQQFNDLADRGTTLLVSSHVMDEADHCADLLLMREGRLLAHTTPARLREDTSCSSLEQAFLAVIRQYTAAA; translated from the coding sequence ATGATGACTTCATCGCGCGATGAATTGCCGGCGCCGGACGCGGGCGAGCACGGGCCCGCGATCGACATCGACGGCTTACACGTCGTGCGCGGCGGCAGACCCGCGGTGCGGGACGTCACCGTGCGCATCGCGCGCGGCACCATCACCGGTCTGCTCGGCCCGTCGGGTTGCGGCAAGACAACGCTCATGCGCTGCATCGTCGGCACCCAGATCGTCGCGAAAGGGACGGTCACCGTGCTCGGTCACCCGGCAGGTTCGGCCCCGCTGCGGCACCGCGTCGGTTACGTCACGCAGGACCCCACCATCTACGACGACCTGCGCGTCATCGACAACGTGCGGTATTTCGCGGCGCTGTACGGCACCTCCCCCGCGGCCGCCGATCAGGCCGTCGACGCGGTCGGACTCGGCGACCAACGCAGCGCGTACTGCGGCAACCTCTCGGGCGGTCAGCGCACCCGTGCATCCCTCGCGTGTGCGCTGGTCGCCGAACCCGAACTGCTGGTCCTCGACGAACCCACCGTCGGCCTCGACCCCGTCCTGCGGGTGGATCTCTGGCAGCAGTTCAACGACCTCGCCGACCGCGGCACCACGCTGCTCGTCTCCAGCCACGTCATGGACGAGGCGGATCACTGCGCCGACCTGCTGCTGATGCGGGAGGGCCGGCTCCTGGCCCACACCACACCGGCCCGGCTACGAGAGGACACCTCATGCAGTTCCCTGGAACAAGCATTCCTGGCCGTCATCCGGCAGTACACCGCAGCGGCCTGA
- a CDS encoding Clp protease N-terminal domain-containing protein, which yields MFERFSRQARISVVLAQEEARELQCDEIRPEHLLVGVLQSAGRDLAALLAGHGLTAEAVRARLESAATPEDETFERDADALRSLGIDLHAVRDSVSRSFGADAWDGALRRSGRRRRRRGHIPFTKPAKKALELALREAIAHKDSEIGSEYVLLGILRGADDYTLSLITAHVDIARLRSDIDDLLEAAA from the coding sequence ATGTTCGAGAGGTTCAGCCGCCAGGCCCGCATCTCGGTGGTCCTCGCCCAGGAAGAGGCCCGCGAACTGCAGTGCGATGAGATCCGGCCCGAACACCTGCTGGTCGGCGTGCTGCAGAGCGCCGGGCGCGATCTCGCCGCACTGCTCGCCGGACACGGGCTCACCGCCGAAGCGGTCCGGGCCCGGCTGGAGTCGGCCGCCACCCCCGAAGACGAAACTTTCGAACGCGACGCCGACGCACTGCGGTCCCTCGGCATCGACCTGCATGCCGTGCGTGACAGTGTGTCGCGCAGCTTCGGTGCCGATGCGTGGGACGGCGCGCTACGGCGCTCCGGACGGCGGCGGCGCCGTCGCGGACACATCCCATTCACCAAGCCCGCCAAGAAGGCACTCGAGCTGGCGTTGCGAGAAGCCATCGCACACAAAGACTCCGAGATCGGCTCCGAATACGTGCTGCTCGGCATCCTGCGGGGCGCAGACGACTACACGCTGTCGCTGATCACCGCGCACGTCGACATCGCGCGGTTGCGCTCCGACATCGACGACCTGCTGGAGGCGGCCGCCTGA
- a CDS encoding helix-turn-helix domain-containing protein, with the protein MIDEPTTDAMASVDPAVGLDAVRALRRLQERLEAIHVTNARAQGWSWQAIAAALGVSRQAVHQKYNRRS; encoded by the coding sequence ATGATCGACGAGCCCACCACCGATGCGATGGCCAGCGTGGATCCCGCCGTCGGGCTCGATGCCGTGCGGGCACTGCGCCGCCTCCAGGAGCGCCTCGAGGCCATCCACGTCACGAACGCCCGCGCACAGGGTTGGAGCTGGCAGGCCATCGCCGCCGCCCTGGGCGTCAGCCGCCAAGCCGTGCACCAGAAGTACAACCGGAGGAGTTGA